A window of Helicobacter sp. MIT 21-1697 genomic DNA:
AAACATTTTTTAATCTTAGCTTTTTTCAAAATTAATATTTGGTCTGTTCTCTTTAATGAAGTTTTGATATTTGTTCGTATTGAAATCCGAGTAGAAATAGTCTATTTTTTCAATTAATGCTACAAAATCAAAAATTGTTTCAAATTCCTTTGTATTGAGCCCTGTATTTAATACAAATTTATAATTATCAAAATCATAAGTTTGTGCTAAATCATTCATTATTGTATTTGTTTTTGCAAGTAGGCAAATATATTGAAAATCTTTGTCTATATATTTTGTTTGGTTATTAGGGTGTGCATAAGAAAAATGTTGATTGGGGGTTAGAGCAATAAGATTTTCTATGAAATCGCTAATAGTTGGAAATTCTGAAGCTGGAAATATATGATGAATTTGCGTAGCCTTTACATTTTCGTTTTGTTGTTTCACTTCAGATAAGCCATTATTAAATCTATCATTATACCTACGAACCACCTTTTTAGCCTTTTGTATGTTGTAATGAGCATTTGCTTGTAGTGCGAAATTTATCTGTTCGTGTTCTTGTCTTGTGAGCAATTTATCTTTATTGCTATATTCATCATACCAATTAATTCTATTATATTTAAGTTCATCAAAAGTAATGATTGTCTTTGAAAGATGCCCTTTTCTCGTACCTTTTTTCTGATATTTGAAAGCTAGAGGATTGAGGATTTTAGTAAAGATTCTGCCACATTCTACATCTTGGTTAATTGGAGTGTTTTGTATTGTAAATTGTGCAAAATTATCTTTTAAATTTCTAAAAGTTTCTTTATCTTGATATTCTAAGAAAATGTGAAAGAAATTATAGATTCCACTATCTATCAACACTTTTTCAATGTATAAAATTAAAAATTTTAAGGCATTTGTCTCCCGCATAGCAATAAATTCTAGCAATGCTAAGTTGTTGATTTTGAAAATATTACTTGTGCCTTTTTTACTTACAAACTCTAAAATACCGCTATAAGCGAAAAGATTAATGGGCTGGGAAAAGAATTTATCATATTCATTGCGTGCAAACACAGAATCTGTGCTAGGTTTAGAGAAAATTGCTACAACATTTTGATTTGCATATTCACTTTGCCAAATATCACTGATAGAAAATTCTATATTAATATTGTAATCCGTGTATTCCAAAATACAATCTGCGATAATAGACAATACATCGCAAGTGCATTTTTGGTCTATCCATCTTGCATTATGAGTTATTCTAACATCATAATTATAGGCTTTTAAAAAATCAATAATTTGTTGTGTTTGCATTTTTATTACTTTCTTTTTGGATTCCAAACCAAAAACAACTTGTGCTATCAATGTTGAGTGTGCGTGTTTGATAATTTCTAGCAATTTTATAAAAATTTCTAAACTCTTCACTTGCAATATAGTCTTGTTGTTGTTGGGTAAGATTCATTTTCACTTTTGGGATAAGAATTGCCACAGAGCCATTGACAATAAAGCCTTTTTGTTTTTTGATTAAGCGTGGATTATAAGTCATATTAGGCGTTAAATAAACATCATCTCTATCTAAAAACTCGGCTATTTTAAATTTACTTAAATCTTTTTTTGAAATATAGCTATCGTAATCTTTTATTTCAATAAGCTTTCCATTGTTCGCAATATTGCGTGATTTAATAATTCTTATATCATTTTTCTTTGTGCTTGTATTGGAATTTGTAAGTTGCCTATCTCTAAAAGATTTAAAGATACCACATTCTAAGGATTTAAAAACGCTATCAAAAAAATTATTTCTAAAGATAACCCAATAAGGTAGCTTTTTATCAAAGATATAAGAGCTTTTTTGAGATAACTCTAAGCCAAGCGGCAGAGATTTGACTCTTATTTCCTTTGCTTTTCCTGTGGTAATGCTTATCGTTTCTATTAATACGCCACTAAAGCCTAATTCCCCAAAGTCTAAAATATGGCTCACCCCATTTTCTTGTAGTTTTGCCCTAGTATTTTCATATTCTTTAGTATTGAGCAAATTTTTTGGCATTATCAAAGAGATAAAATCTGCCATTTGTAGAGATTTTTCTAAAAAAAGCTTAGCCAAATTTTGATTTTTGCCAATTTTGCTAAATGGAGGATTTCCCACAATCAAATCTACATTTGGAGATTTATATTCCATAAAATCGCTACAAATAAATTCAAGTTTGAAATTTTTAGGTGCTTGTTTTTTGTAGAGCATTTTTAAAATTTCTAAGTTATTTTGATTTATATCAATTAGCTTTAAATGCACTTGTTTTATATGTGCATATTTTTTAAAGAGAATAGGAACGAAATTTCCACACCCAGCACTTGGTTCTATAATAGTTATAGAATCTTTGTTGAAGTTTGGTAAAGTTTTTGCAATTTCATTAATAATAAATTTATTTGTAAAATAGGCAGCATTTTGAGTTCTTTGCGTATTTGCTCTCTCTGCTAAATAAGATAAAGAAGCATTTGAAATTACATTTATATTTTCTTGAATAAAAATTTTTAAATGTTTAAAATCTTGTAAATTTTTAGTCTGTATGAGTTCTAAAATTTCTTTATTGTTGAGCTGTTTTTCGTGCATAAATTTTTGAATCTTATCTGCAATTTGTTGAAAAATAATCGTTGGCACTGCTTCACCTATGCTTTGCCTTATATTCATCTCATTTTGCTTAGAGAGCTTTTGTTTTTCTTTTTCATTTAAAGCATTTAACTCTTTAAGACTTAAGGGAAGCCACTTAAAATTTTGTGGAATATTCATCATAAGCATTAGCTCTCTTATGGAAAATACCCTGTCATCGCTTGGGTGAATAGTGTTTTGAGAAGCCATTTGGTCGTTTCTTGTGTGAATACAAGGGGCTACCACATTCCATTTTTGCCTTTTATATTTATCACCATTTTTTGAAGCATTAACAATAATCTTACCATTTAAGATTTTATGCGGTTTTTTAGAATCTTCTTTGTTGTCAAATGCACTTTGCCCCTCTTGTAAATCCTGTATCCATTCTCTCATATGTTGCGGGTAAGTTCTAAAGCTATGATAAAAATCATTTTTATCATATTCGCCCCATTGTAGGGATTTCTGTGATTCAATAACTTCCTTGAGTATTTTCTCTTGTGTAAATTGTGGGAAAATCTCTAGCGGAGTGATAAGATTTTTAAGCTCTTTGCACACACCGATAACTAAAGTTCTAGTTCTGCTTGAATTTGCACCATAATTTTTAAAATTAATAACTTCGTTGTAAATAGAATATTCTTTGGATAAATTTGCCTCTATCATTTTGCCTATTGGCACAATATTACCGCTTGTATCTACGCAACCTGTTTTATAAAAACTTGCGACATTTTCTAAAATAAAAAATC
This region includes:
- a CDS encoding restriction endonuclease is translated as MQTQQIIDFLKAYNYDVRITHNARWIDQKCTCDVLSIIADCILEYTDYNINIEFSISDIWQSEYANQNVVAIFSKPSTDSVFARNEYDKFFSQPINLFAYSGILEFVSKKGTSNIFKINNLALLEFIAMRETNALKFLILYIEKVLIDSGIYNFFHIFLEYQDKETFRNLKDNFAQFTIQNTPINQDVECGRIFTKILNPLAFKYQKKGTRKGHLSKTIITFDELKYNRINWYDEYSNKDKLLTRQEHEQINFALQANAHYNIQKAKKVVRRYNDRFNNGLSEVKQQNENVKATQIHHIFPASEFPTISDFIENLIALTPNQHFSYAHPNNQTKYIDKDFQYICLLAKTNTIMNDLAQTYDFDNYKFVLNTGLNTKEFETIFDFVALIEKIDYFYSDFNTNKYQNFIKENRPNINFEKS
- a CDS encoding DNA cytosine methyltransferase; the encoded protein is MLPNKALTYISLFSSAGVGCYGFKEAGFECIATNEIIERRLRIQKINKKCKYENGYISGDIKNKQTKEQILKQIDFYKTLGNDRVDVLIATPPCQGMSVANHKKTTNEIERNSLVVESVHLIKEINPRFFILENVASFYKTGCVDTSGNIVPIGKMIEANLSKEYSIYNEVINFKNYGANSSRTRTLVIGVCKELKNLITPLEIFPQFTQEKILKEVIESQKSLQWGEYDKNDFYHSFRTYPQHMREWIQDLQEGQSAFDNKEDSKKPHKILNGKIIVNASKNGDKYKRQKWNVVAPCIHTRNDQMASQNTIHPSDDRVFSIRELMLMMNIPQNFKWLPLSLKELNALNEKEKQKLSKQNEMNIRQSIGEAVPTIIFQQIADKIQKFMHEKQLNNKEILELIQTKNLQDFKHLKIFIQENINVISNASLSYLAERANTQRTQNAAYFTNKFIINEIAKTLPNFNKDSITIIEPSAGCGNFVPILFKKYAHIKQVHLKLIDINQNNLEILKMLYKKQAPKNFKLEFICSDFMEYKSPNVDLIVGNPPFSKIGKNQNLAKLFLEKSLQMADFISLIMPKNLLNTKEYENTRAKLQENGVSHILDFGELGFSGVLIETISITTGKAKEIRVKSLPLGLELSQKSSYIFDKKLPYWVIFRNNFFDSVFKSLECGIFKSFRDRQLTNSNTSTKKNDIRIIKSRNIANNGKLIEIKDYDSYISKKDLSKFKIAEFLDRDDVYLTPNMTYNPRLIKKQKGFIVNGSVAILIPKVKMNLTQQQQDYIASEEFRNFYKIARNYQTRTLNIDSTSCFWFGIQKESNKNANTTNY